From a region of the Campylobacter anatolicus genome:
- a CDS encoding NifS family cysteine desulfurase has protein sequence MRVYLDNNATTMVDPEVYELMKPFFCEKYGNPNSLHKFGSETHPALRTALDQLYTGINAKDSDDIVVTSCATESNNWVMKGVYFDHILNGNRKRVIISAVEHPAIRMTCEFLKKFGVEITILDVNSEGIVEPQQLKEAMSDDVALVSIMMANNETGMIFPVKKFAAIAHEYGALFHTDAVQAMGKITINVCDLDVDFLSFSAHKFHGPKGVGGLYIKDSQPLSSLLHGGEHMGGRRSGTLDVAGIVGMGKALELSNKFMDFERSHVRRLRDKLEDALLTIPDVSVVGRRENRVPNTILASIKGVEGEAMLWDLNRAEIAASTGSACASETLESNPIMEAIGADKELAHTALRLSLSRFNTEEEIEYAIEHIRRATQRLRSISSTFAYLPEGHVSGL, from the coding sequence GTGAGAGTTTATCTAGATAATAACGCTACGACAATGGTTGATCCTGAAGTATATGAGCTTATGAAACCATTTTTTTGTGAAAAGTATGGTAATCCAAACTCACTTCATAAATTCGGCTCAGAGACACACCCTGCACTTAGAACGGCCCTAGATCAGCTTTATACTGGTATAAATGCAAAAGATAGCGATGATATTGTAGTTACTTCGTGTGCGACAGAGAGTAATAACTGGGTAATGAAGGGTGTGTATTTTGATCATATCTTAAATGGTAACCGAAAGCGAGTTATCATCAGTGCTGTTGAACATCCTGCGATCCGTATGACATGTGAGTTTTTAAAGAAATTTGGAGTAGAGATAACGATACTTGATGTAAATAGCGAAGGCATTGTAGAGCCACAACAGCTTAAAGAGGCTATGAGTGATGATGTTGCATTGGTGTCAATAATGATGGCAAATAACGAAACTGGTATGATATTTCCAGTTAAAAAATTTGCAGCTATTGCACACGAGTATGGTGCTCTTTTCCACACTGACGCAGTACAGGCGATGGGCAAGATTACGATAAATGTATGTGATTTGGATGTGGACTTCTTAAGCTTCTCAGCTCATAAATTTCATGGACCAAAGGGTGTTGGCGGACTTTATATAAAAGATAGTCAGCCACTTAGTAGTTTACTGCACGGTGGAGAACATATGGGCGGTCGTAGGAGTGGCACACTTGATGTTGCTGGCATAGTTGGCATGGGTAAGGCGTTAGAACTTTCTAATAAATTTATGGATTTTGAACGTTCGCATGTAAGACGTCTGCGTGATAAGCTAGAAGATGCCTTGCTAACGATACCTGACGTTTCGGTAGTTGGAAGACGTGAAAATAGAGTGCCAAATACGATTTTGGCATCTATAAAAGGTGTTGAAGGAGAGGCTATGTTATGGGATCTAAACCGTGCTGAGATAGCAGCCTCAACAGGATCAGCATGTGCTAGTGAGACACTAGAGAGCAATCCTATAATGGAGGCTATCGGAGCGGATAAGGAGCTAGCTCATACAGCACTTAGACTTTCACTTTCAAGGTTTAATACAGAAGAAGAAATAGAGTATGCAATAGAGCATATAAGACGTGCGACGCAACGTTTAAGATCTATATCAAGCACATTTGCTTATTTACCAGAAGGACACGTAAGTGGTCTATAA
- a CDS encoding MATE family efflux transporter produces the protein MNLLSDNLNKLIITLAVPAGMAMMFNTLYNVTATFFAARISTQAVAGLSMSFLLYISIVGMGLGFGSALTALVGNSLGARREFLAKIYAAKGVFFVLLFGVLMGVFGYNIAPNLLKFLGANDEFLGEALDYMSVIFLASPFFLLVKSLNGILVALGDTRTLRNWLFCGLFINTFLCFLYSEILSLGVAGIALANASVQLLGTIFMSYKVRKTHMIEFDVIYKFMPDTRIYIKILKQAVPACLNYLSMSLGGLVLLKFISYYGTEAVAGYGIALRIEQIVVLPTIGIAAAVLSIISRNYGARQYERVQICYKNALKILVYYCLFACGFCILFGYHIIKFFDDNIAVIYVAQSYLLINSFAYIGYGVLNVSGSALQAIKHPMAVLVFNALRQLVLQVGLYYCVVFILKKGIMFIWGAMFFNVYFIAICILFWTLSKLGKFNKA, from the coding sequence GGGATGGCTATGATGTTTAACACACTTTATAACGTTACGGCTACATTTTTCGCCGCTCGTATCTCCACACAGGCAGTGGCTGGATTATCTATGAGCTTTTTACTTTACATTAGCATTGTTGGTATGGGGCTTGGATTTGGCTCGGCACTGACCGCACTTGTTGGCAATTCACTTGGGGCAAGGCGTGAGTTTTTAGCAAAAATTTATGCGGCAAAGGGCGTTTTTTTCGTCCTACTTTTTGGTGTGCTTATGGGGGTGTTTGGTTACAATATCGCTCCAAATTTACTTAAATTTTTAGGTGCAAATGATGAGTTTTTGGGCGAAGCACTTGATTATATGAGTGTTATATTTTTAGCATCTCCATTTTTTTTACTTGTAAAGTCGCTAAATGGCATTTTAGTTGCACTCGGAGATACAAGGACGCTTCGTAACTGGCTATTTTGCGGACTTTTTATAAATACTTTTTTGTGTTTTTTATACTCTGAAATTTTATCTCTCGGTGTTGCTGGCATCGCTTTAGCAAACGCTAGTGTGCAGCTACTTGGTACGATATTTATGTCCTATAAAGTCCGTAAAACTCATATGATAGAGTTTGACGTGATTTATAAATTTATGCCTGATACTAGGATATATATTAAAATTTTAAAACAAGCCGTTCCTGCGTGTTTAAATTATCTCTCTATGTCGCTTGGTGGGCTTGTGCTTCTTAAATTTATAAGCTATTATGGCACAGAGGCAGTTGCTGGGTATGGCATCGCTTTGCGGATAGAACAGATCGTGGTATTACCAACCATCGGTATAGCTGCAGCAGTTCTAAGTATAATCTCACGCAACTATGGAGCAAGGCAGTATGAGCGTGTGCAAATTTGTTATAAAAATGCACTTAAAATTTTAGTATATTACTGTCTTTTTGCCTGTGGTTTTTGTATACTTTTTGGGTATCATATTATTAAATTTTTTGATGATAATATTGCAGTTATCTACGTTGCTCAAAGCTATCTGCTTATAAATTCATTTGCATATATAGGTTATGGTGTGTTAAATGTTTCAGGTAGTGCCTTGCAAGCCATCAAACATCCTATGGCAGTGCTTGTTTTTAACGCACTTAGACAGCTTGTTTTACAGGTTGGTTTATATTATTGTGTTGTTTTTATCTTAAAAAAGGGGATTATGTTTATTTGGGGTGCGATGTTTTTTAATGTATATTTTATAGCTATTTGCATACTATTTTGGACGCTAAGTAAGTTAGGAAAATTTAATAAGGCTTAA